The following proteins are encoded in a genomic region of Sphaeramia orbicularis chromosome 2, fSphaOr1.1, whole genome shotgun sequence:
- the LOC115434776 gene encoding cyclin-Y-like protein 1, which translates to MGGSVSCCISPRESPKIHRREVELEECPITTTEDVSEDTGTYLQHISDRELPDELAQEANPSDHPRASTLFLNKSQTDVREKRKSNYLNHMSPGLLTKKYSSCSTIFIDDSTVSQPNLKSTIKCVALAIYYHIKNRDSNRSLDIFDEKKHPLSREKVPDDYSVVDPEHKLIYRFIRTLFSSAQLTAECAIVTLVYLERLLTYAEMDICPCNWKRIVLGAILLASKVWDDQAVWNVDYCQILKDITVEDMNEMERHFLELLQFNINVPASVYAKYYFDLRSLADDNNLSFPLEPLSNKRAQKLEAISRLCEDKYKDLSKSAMRRSVSADNLVGVKNAQAVLS; encoded by the exons ATGGGAGGTTCTGTGTCATGCTGCATCTCTCCCAGAGAGAGTCCCAAGATCCACAGGagggaggtggagctggaagagtGTCCCATCACCACCACCGAGGACGTGAGCGAAGACACAGGGACCTACCTGCAGCACATCAGCGACAGGGAGCTCCCCGATG AGCTAGCCCAGGAGGCAAACCCCTCAGACCACCCCAGAGCCAGCACCCTGTTCCTCAACAAGTCCCAAACAGATG tgcGTGAAAAGAGAAAAAGCAACTACTTGAATCAT ATGTCCCCAGGGCTTCTGACAAAAAAATACAGCTCCTGCTCGACAATATTCATTGATGACAGCACAGTCAGCCAGCCCAACCTCAAGAGCACGATCAAGtg CGTCGCATTGGCCATATATTATCACATTAAAAACAG aGACTCAAATCGCTCGCTGGATATATTTGATGAGAAGAAACACCCCCTATCA CGTGAGAAGGTTCCTGATGACTActcagtggtggatccagaacACAAGCTGATCTACCGCTTCATACGAACACTGTTCAGCTCGGCACAGCTCACAGCTGAATGCGCCATTGTCACTCTG GTGTACCTGGAAAGGCTGCTGACGTATGCTGAGATGGACATCTGTCCCTGTAACTGGAAGCGGATTGTTCTCGGGGCCATCCTGCTGGCCTCCAAGGTCTGGGATGACCAGGCTGTGTGGAATGTCGACTACTGCCAGATCCTCAAAGACATCACCGTGGAGGACAT GAATGAGATGGAACGTCACTTCCTGGAGCTGCTCCAGTTCAACATCAATGTCCCAGCCAGCGTCTACGCAAAGTACTACTTTGACCTGCGCTCGCTGGCGGACGACAATAACCTCAGCTTCCCCTTGGAGCCGCTGAGCAACAAGCGCGCCCAAAAACTAGAG GCCATCTCCAGGCTCTGTGAGGACAAGTACAAGGACCTGAGCAAATCAGCCATGAGGAGGTCCGTCAGCGCAGACAACCTGGTCGGGGTCAAGAACGCCCAGGCCGTACTGTCTTAA
- the mettl21a gene encoding protein N-lysine methyltransferase METTL21A: MALVPYVENALPGLSKLHNSSAQFNFANHELRLAQDWKKLGVAAVVWDAAVVMCMYLELGQVELKGKVAIELGAGTGLVGIVAALLGAKVTITDREPALNFLSANVKANLPPDSQGSAVVSELTWGEGLERYPPGGFDVVLGADIVYLEDTFVPLLRTMEHLCSDRTMMLLACKIRYERDTTFLDMLKQKFRVEEVYYEKQRDIHVYKAWKLAYRKDL, translated from the exons ATGGCTCTCGTTCCGTATGTAGAAAACGCGTTACCCGGTCTTTCTAAGCTCCATAATTCGTCAGCTCAGTTTAATTTCGCAAACCACGAGCTCCGTCTCGCCCAGGACTGGAAAAAGCTCGGGGTGGCAGCTGTTGTATGGGATGCG GCAGTTGTCATGTGTATGTACCTGGAACTGGGACAGGTGGAGTTAAAGGGGAAGGTAGCTATTGAACTGGGAGCTGGGACAGGACTGGTGGGCATTGTAGCAGCTTTGCTTG GCGCCAAAGTGACCATCACAGACAGAGAACCTGCATTGAACTTCCTCAGTGCCAACGTGAAGGCCAACCTGCCTCCAGACTCCCAGGGATCAGCGGTGGTATCAGAGCTGACCTGGGGTGAGGGTCTTGAACGCTACCCGCCTGGAGGATTTGATGTGGTTTTGGGAGCAGACATTGTTTACCTGGAGGACACATTTGTTCCTTTGCTACGAACGATGGAGCACCTGTGTTCAGATCGGACCATGATGTTACTGGCCTGTAAGATCCGCTATGAACGAGATACCACATTTCTGGACATGTTGAAGCAGAAGTTCAGGGTGGAAGAGGTTTACTATGAAAAACAGAGGGACATTCATGTGTATAAAGCTTGGAAACTGGCATACAGGAAGGATTTGTAA
- the LOC115434794 gene encoding cyclic AMP-responsive element-binding protein 1 — protein MTMEAGAETQQSGETAVSESEAQQITLAQATIAAGQVSSSSPTVTLVQLPNGQTVQVHGVIQAAQPSVIQSPQVQTVQISTVAESEDSQESVDSVTDSQKRREILSRRPSYRKILNDLSSDAPAVPRIEEEKSEDDSAPAITTVTMPTPIYQTSSGQYIAITQGGAIQLANNGTDGVQGLQTLTMANTATAQPGATILQYAQTSDGQQILVPSNQVVVQAASGDVQAYQIRTAPTSTITPGVVMATSPALGTAGATEEVTRKREVRLMKNREAARECRRKKKEYVKCLENRVAVLENQNKTLIEELKALKDLYCHKSE, from the exons ATGACCATGGAGGCTGGTGCAGAAACACAGCAAAGTGGTGAAACGGCTGTCTCTGAGTCTGAGGCCCAGCAGATCACCCTGGCCCAG GCGACCATAGCTGCAGGGCAGGTTtcatcgagcagccctactgtgACCCTGGTGCAGTTACCCAACGGACAGACAGTCCAAGTCCATGGGGTGATACAAGCTGCTCAACCCTCTGTTATCCAGTCCCCACAAGTACAGACAGTACAG ATTTCAACGGTTGCTGAGAGCGAGGACTCTCAGGAGTCTGTAGACAGTGTGACAGATTCTCAGAAGAGGCGAGAGATCCTTTCCAGACGACCTTCTTACAG GAAGATTCTCAATGACTTATCATCAGATGCTCCAGCGGTTCCTCGCATTGAGGAAGAGAAGTCAGAAGATGACTCGGCCCCCGCCATCACCACAGTCACCATGCCCACTCCCATTTATCAGACGAGTAGTGGCCAGTACA TTGCCATTACCCAGGGTGGGGCCATTCAGTTGGCCAATAACGGCACAGATGGAGTTCAGGGCCTGCAGACGCTAACCATGGCCAACACCGCCACAGCCCAGCCCGGCGCCACCATCCTGCAGTACGCCCAGACCAGCGACGGCCAGCAGATCCTGGTGCCCAGCAACCAGGTGGTTGTACAAG CGGCCTCTGGAGATGTCCAGGCATATCAAATCCGAACAGCTCCAACCAGCACCATCACTCCTGGGGTTGTCATGGCAACCTCACCTGCACTGGGAACAGCAGGTGCCACTGAAGAGGTCACACGTAAAAGGGAGGTGCGCCTTATGAAAAACAG GGAGGCGGCTCGAGAATGTCGCCGGAAGAAGAAGGAGTACGTAAAGTGTCTGGAAAACCGTGTGGCTGTACTGGAGAACCAGAACAAAACCCTCATCGAGGAACTCAAAGCCCTCAAAGACTTGTACTGCCACAAATCGGAGTAG